Proteins from a single region of Runella sp. SP2:
- a CDS encoding type II toxin-antitoxin system VapC family toxin has product MNQEIIQLAMQLQQQYILSHHVGIPDTLIAATALVYDLELKTYNLKDFQFIPTLKVNNSLE; this is encoded by the coding sequence TTGAATCAAGAAATAATTCAGTTAGCTATGCAGTTACAGCAACAATATATTCTTTCTCACCATGTAGGTATTCCAGATACTCTTATTGCTGCTACTGCCCTTGTGTATGACCTTGAGTTGAAAACCTATAATCTAAAGGATTTCCAATTTATCCCTACCCTGAAAGTGAACAATAGCTTAGAATAG
- a CDS encoding DUF5522 domain-containing protein: MREPSSSQKSTVTSGRHGLEKEDYYTDENGFIVFTAAYHLKRGYCCKNGCRHCPYGFKREK; encoded by the coding sequence GTGCGCGAACCTTCCTCTTCACAAAAATCAACAGTTACCTCTGGCCGTCATGGTTTAGAGAAAGAAGATTATTATACCGACGAAAACGGTTTCATTGTATTCACGGCGGCGTATCATCTCAAGCGAGGCTACTGCTGCAAAAACGGCTGCCGCCACTGCCCTTATGGGTTTAAACGCGAGAAATAG
- the cobA gene encoding uroporphyrinogen-III C-methyltransferase, producing the protein MKVTLIGAGPGDPELITLKGIKALKSADVVLHDALASTELLEYCKPNCVIVNVGKRFAQHSCNQDVINHLIVEYAQQYGHVVRLKGGDPFIFGRGYEELEYAERHGITVEVVPGISSSYAVPALAGIPLTTRGMSESFWVITGTTKDHSLSNDLSLAARSSATVVVLMGMHKLPEIVETFAQLGKINLPVAIIQNGSRPDEKIVTGKVGNILQLAQAEGIGSPAIIVIGKVAQLADKVKEISQLADY; encoded by the coding sequence ATGAAAGTCACCCTCATTGGAGCAGGCCCAGGTGATCCCGAATTAATCACCTTGAAAGGTATCAAAGCCCTCAAAAGCGCTGACGTAGTTTTACACGATGCGTTAGCAAGTACGGAATTGCTGGAGTATTGTAAACCCAATTGCGTGATAGTCAACGTTGGAAAGCGTTTTGCTCAACACAGCTGTAACCAAGACGTTATCAACCACTTGATTGTCGAATACGCCCAACAATACGGCCACGTGGTGCGCCTCAAAGGTGGTGATCCGTTCATTTTTGGTCGTGGCTACGAAGAACTCGAATATGCTGAGCGTCATGGCATTACTGTAGAGGTAGTGCCAGGGATTTCGAGTAGCTATGCAGTGCCTGCTTTGGCGGGGATCCCCCTTACGACCCGAGGCATGAGCGAGAGTTTTTGGGTGATTACTGGCACGACCAAAGACCACAGCTTATCTAACGACCTGTCGTTGGCGGCGCGTTCGTCGGCAACGGTGGTGGTATTGATGGGAATGCACAAACTTCCCGAAATCGTTGAGACGTTTGCGCAGTTAGGAAAGATAAATTTGCCCGTCGCCATCATCCAAAATGGCAGTCGTCCCGATGAAAAAATTGTCACGGGGAAAGTCGGGAATATACTTCAACTAGCCCAAGCCGAGGGAATTGGCTCGCCCGCCATCATTGTGATTGGCAAAGTAGCACAACTCGCTGACAAAGTAAAAGAAATTTCTCAATTAGCTGATTATTAG
- a CDS encoding type II toxin-antitoxin system VapC family toxin encodes MEKEILMLDTNIVVDYLRQKPQVLTFIETYGKTNLAISPIVSMEVYQGVLDKKD; translated from the coding sequence ATGGAAAAGGAAATCTTGATGCTTGATACTAATATTGTCGTAGATTACCTTCGCCAAAAGCCCCAAGTACTTACTTTTATTGAAACCTATGGCAAAACTAACTTGGCTATATCACCTATTGTTTCGATGGAAGTGTACCAAGGGGTTTTAGACAAAAAAGACTGA
- a CDS encoding ATP/GTP-binding protein, which yields MLQSIEIENFRCFEKASISGFEQINLITGKNNSGKTALLEAIYLLLSCDYKGLTSTTRQSEKDVEKEKNLFYNQLTHKPIQIISYVGTESGIHFQLSSTSPKQHFFNEIDTLKNGQKQYINNSFHIGIAHTFVFDKYNQLPVSGSLTSLLDYWDKKGEKFRVLEALKIIDSSLMDIRTFATFPDVLYLQKQGSSEYQPIYYLGDAVQKIVRYVINILNNYPNKDVLNVLLLDEIENGIHYTAQAEVWRMLMKLCKHYNIQLFATTHSLEMIKAFQSVCAEKEFVGMGGYFELGRSPKNQQIIGVKHDLETLEYELASGDTIRGE from the coding sequence ATGCTACAAAGTATCGAAATAGAAAATTTCCGTTGTTTTGAGAAAGCCAGCATCAGCGGTTTTGAGCAAATCAACCTCATTACGGGCAAAAACAACTCAGGAAAAACGGCGTTGTTGGAGGCGATATATCTCTTATTGAGTTGTGATTATAAGGGGTTGACTAGCACAACCCGCCAATCGGAAAAGGATGTAGAAAAGGAGAAAAATCTTTTTTACAATCAATTGACTCATAAGCCGATTCAAATTATTTCATACGTCGGAACAGAATCTGGAATCCACTTTCAACTTTCAAGTACTAGTCCCAAACAGCACTTTTTTAATGAGATAGATACTCTTAAAAACGGTCAAAAGCAGTATATTAATAACAGTTTTCATATTGGTATTGCTCACACCTTTGTTTTTGATAAGTACAATCAATTACCTGTCAGTGGAAGCTTAACTTCTTTACTTGATTATTGGGATAAGAAGGGCGAAAAATTTAGAGTGCTGGAAGCCCTTAAAATTATTGATAGTTCTCTTATGGATATTCGCACGTTTGCTACGTTCCCAGATGTCTTATATCTTCAAAAACAGGGTAGCTCTGAATACCAGCCGATTTATTATTTGGGAGACGCAGTACAAAAAATAGTTCGATATGTTATTAATATTTTGAATAACTATCCCAACAAAGATGTTTTAAATGTACTTCTCCTCGACGAAATTGAGAACGGAATTCACTACACGGCACAGGCAGAAGTATGGCGAATGCTGATGAAGTTATGTAAGCATTATAATATTCAACTTTTTGCAACAACACACAGCTTAGAAATGATAAAAGCGTTTCAGTCAGTGTGTGCAGAAAAAGAATTTGTGGGAATGGGTGGGTATTTTGAATTGGGCAGAAGCCCCAAAAACCAACAAATCATCGGCGTAAAGCATGATTTAGAAACCCTTGAATATGAATTAGCTTCGGGAGATACCATACGAGGAGAGTAA
- a CDS encoding MFS transporter, translating to MKTISTDPYAALRYPEFVNLITTNSLITAALLIQEVVIGYELYKITHDPLSLGFIGLAEAIPYISLALFGGHYADRKDKRTIMQISQSVILVCSLGLIALMNPENRNHLSQTSLLLTVYGILAVIGFAKGFYSPAVSSMKAFLTPREVYSNAATWSGTFWQVGAIAGPGVAGFLYAYLGLINTLWVVVVILAVTQGMLLLISKKPIPHAAEEETVSLWQSIKEGIQFVYEQKILLYSISLDLAAVLFGGVIAILPVFAEDILKVGAEGLGILRAAPSVGAVLTIFMTAYFPPARHAWRNMLISVAGFGVATLVFAVSTHFWLSVVMLFFTGAFDAISVVIRQTILQVVPPDHMRGRVISVNSVFVSSSNEIGAFESGVLAKVMGTVPSVLLGGSLTMVIVIWVWIKSKELFKVELM from the coding sequence TTGAAAACTATCTCCACCGATCCCTACGCCGCGCTGCGTTATCCAGAGTTTGTCAACCTGATAACCACCAATAGCCTCATTACGGCGGCGCTTTTGATTCAGGAAGTGGTGATTGGGTATGAATTGTACAAAATTACCCACGATCCACTCTCATTAGGTTTTATTGGGCTGGCCGAAGCCATTCCGTACATTTCGTTGGCCTTATTTGGGGGCCATTATGCCGACCGCAAAGACAAACGCACCATCATGCAAATCAGCCAATCGGTGATTTTGGTTTGTTCTTTGGGATTGATTGCTTTGATGAACCCCGAAAACCGCAACCACCTTTCGCAGACGTCGTTGTTACTGACAGTTTATGGTATTTTGGCCGTTATTGGTTTTGCCAAAGGGTTTTATTCACCCGCCGTATCGTCGATGAAAGCTTTTTTAACCCCTCGCGAAGTATATTCCAACGCTGCTACGTGGAGCGGGACTTTTTGGCAGGTAGGCGCCATTGCAGGCCCAGGTGTAGCTGGATTTTTATACGCTTATTTGGGATTGATAAATACATTGTGGGTTGTGGTCGTGATTTTAGCCGTCACGCAAGGGATGTTGCTGTTGATTTCTAAGAAACCCATTCCGCACGCTGCCGAAGAAGAAACGGTCAGTTTGTGGCAAAGCATCAAAGAAGGAATTCAATTTGTATATGAACAAAAAATTCTCCTCTACTCCATTTCGCTCGATTTGGCAGCCGTGCTATTTGGGGGAGTAATTGCGATATTGCCCGTTTTTGCCGAAGATATTTTAAAAGTAGGTGCCGAAGGACTGGGAATCTTACGCGCCGCACCGTCGGTAGGGGCGGTTTTGACGATTTTTATGACGGCCTACTTTCCTCCCGCTCGGCACGCATGGCGCAATATGCTTATTTCGGTAGCAGGTTTTGGGGTAGCTACGCTTGTTTTTGCAGTTTCAACCCACTTTTGGTTGTCGGTCGTGATGTTATTTTTCACGGGAGCGTTTGATGCCATTAGCGTCGTCATTCGCCAAACAATTTTGCAAGTTGTCCCACCCGATCACATGCGAGGACGCGTTATTTCGGTCAATAGTGTCTTTGTGAGTTCGTCCAACGAGATTGGGGCGTTTGAGTCAGGCGTGCTTGCCAAAGTGATGGGAACAGTCCCGTCGGTGCTTTTGGGTGGTAGCCTGACGATGGTTATCGTCATCTGGGTGTGGATTAAATCCAAGGAATTGTTTAAAGTTGAATTAATGTAA
- a CDS encoding RagB/SusD family nutrient uptake outer membrane protein translates to MKRLSYALLLTAFMSACNTVVLDPPAVDLLIDDIVFTTASDLPSVRIGLYSAARSIGSPTVQAGDFTADNIIHLGTFTDYRELGTKQITPSNGVVGALWGSVFRSIYLANFVLERLPTIASVRAADAKVLTAEAKFLRGYANFIGAHTFGGIPKVTSTTLATNRTIPRASKEEILTWALEDFQAALADLPDGDPQDRNVFAGYATKNAARAALARYYLYQKNWAQAEAYATLLINSTNYSLVSYNDVVTRDFTQESIFEFGYTLNDYSGDINNYFVGRREVVPSNQVVVSLLSRESGNRSQTLEFDFTKQKGNDNGWTLRKYGTADESNRNFVVFRLGEMYLIRAEARAQQGKITGTTGAIADINRLRTRAGDGLVAAEQPPLITTATQSEMLSIIERERVYELAFEGHRWYDLVRTGRAQAVMSAFSTNWNVKYELWPIPQTEIQRNPSLVGQQNPGY, encoded by the coding sequence ATGAAACGTTTATCATACGCATTACTTCTAACAGCTTTCATGTCGGCGTGTAACACGGTGGTTCTTGACCCACCTGCCGTTGATTTGCTGATTGATGACATTGTATTTACCACTGCCAGCGATTTGCCTTCGGTACGAATTGGGTTGTATTCGGCGGCACGGAGCATTGGAAGTCCTACGGTGCAAGCGGGCGATTTTACGGCCGATAACATTATTCACCTAGGAACTTTTACGGATTACCGAGAATTGGGTACCAAACAAATTACCCCTTCCAACGGAGTCGTTGGGGCTTTGTGGGGGAGTGTGTTTCGCTCGATTTATTTGGCCAATTTTGTGCTAGAGCGCCTTCCAACCATCGCGAGTGTGCGGGCGGCTGATGCGAAGGTGCTGACAGCAGAAGCCAAATTCTTACGCGGGTATGCCAATTTTATCGGTGCGCATACCTTTGGAGGTATTCCCAAAGTTACTTCAACGACATTAGCTACCAACCGTACCATCCCACGCGCTTCCAAAGAGGAGATTTTGACTTGGGCACTGGAAGATTTTCAAGCGGCACTTGCTGATTTGCCTGATGGCGACCCGCAAGACCGTAACGTATTTGCAGGATATGCCACCAAAAACGCCGCTCGTGCTGCACTAGCGCGCTATTATCTCTACCAAAAAAACTGGGCGCAGGCTGAAGCCTATGCCACACTTCTCATCAATTCAACCAATTATTCACTGGTTTCTTATAATGACGTGGTAACCAGAGATTTTACCCAAGAATCAATTTTTGAGTTTGGATATACCCTCAACGATTACTCGGGAGATATTAATAATTATTTTGTAGGTCGTAGAGAGGTGGTTCCTTCCAATCAAGTGGTGGTGTCGTTGTTGTCGAGAGAGTCAGGAAATCGTAGCCAAACCCTTGAGTTTGATTTTACCAAACAAAAAGGTAATGACAATGGTTGGACACTCCGTAAGTATGGAACGGCGGATGAAAGTAACCGCAATTTTGTGGTTTTTCGTTTGGGAGAAATGTACTTGATTCGGGCGGAAGCACGGGCGCAGCAGGGAAAAATTACGGGTACAACGGGGGCTATCGCAGATATTAATAGGTTACGTACGCGCGCAGGTGATGGGTTGGTAGCAGCTGAACAGCCTCCGTTGATTACAACAGCCACTCAAAGCGAAATGCTTAGTATTATCGAACGTGAACGGGTCTATGAGTTGGCATTTGAAGGACATCGTTGGTACGACCTTGTGCGTACAGGGCGGGCGCAGGCAGTGATGTCCGCTTTTTCAACCAACTGGAACGTTAAGTATGAGCTTTGGCCAATACCACAAACTGAAATTCAACGAAACCCCTCTTTGGTTGGACAGCAGAATCCTGGTTATTAG
- a CDS encoding M43 family zinc metalloprotease, translating to MRQLLYIFAISILTNFAAHAQRRPEPCATMEMDSLRRLRFPSEGSLDDFERDLQRKMVELKSKMASSRGAADIITIPVVVHVIHNGEAVGVGRNISQAQIQSQIETLNEDFRRRVNTNGFNNDARGADIEIEFCMAQFNPNGQRMTEAGIDRVNGNRTSWARTDIEGSLKPTTSWDPNKYYNIWVLDFAAQDDNLLGYAQFPSSSGLSGIPSGGGAASTDGVVINYANFGNSQKGSFSLLRAPYNLGRTLTHETGHWLGLRHIWGDAACGDDFCADTPTQASESRGCQKGRISCGGANMVENYMDYSDDACFNIFTRDQKTRMRTVMEISPRRASLLTSNVCGQLISGNPIPNFEAENRTVLLGGQVRFTDLSTNFPTAWRWEFEGGDPATSTSQNPTVTYTTAGKFKVTLTVSNTAGTSAPLVRTEYVEVINAGLCATITSFSGTGTVLRQTGGTGYIAGQNSRRTQAVAELYSNPLGYTNLRGATLKFGVAKAARSTETESVVRVKVWNARGFQGGPGSELTVKEIPLRKILDDVKNNRETKVVFDQNINLLSQNNLAFLIGVEFDYVAGDTVALVTTRDGESLNATSWERNSSGSWDRYIVRTGLNIAHAITADVGMKPSVQIQASAQFINPGEAVILQARGAGVINWSPSEGLSSTLGPQVTARPTRTLTYLVNGSGSDVCRDSASATIYVRNVQILGSETLPDKELTLSPNPTDGMVEVKFTNSLRGKVLLRLRSITGAEVWRAEFEKNTDAFVQPINVRTYPAGDYFIDLQLGEYADRKRLVKF from the coding sequence ATGCGCCAGTTACTATACATTTTTGCCATTTCTATTCTAACGAATTTTGCTGCCCACGCACAGCGGCGCCCAGAACCCTGTGCCACCATGGAAATGGACAGCCTACGCCGACTTCGATTTCCTAGCGAAGGTAGCCTTGATGATTTTGAGCGTGATTTACAGCGCAAAATGGTCGAGCTCAAGTCTAAAATGGCGTCTAGCAGAGGAGCGGCAGATATTATCACCATTCCCGTTGTTGTACACGTGATTCACAACGGAGAAGCAGTAGGTGTTGGGCGAAATATCAGTCAGGCGCAAATTCAGTCGCAGATAGAGACGCTTAACGAAGACTTTCGACGAAGAGTGAATACCAACGGTTTTAATAATGACGCCCGAGGAGCTGACATCGAAATAGAGTTTTGTATGGCCCAATTTAATCCCAACGGCCAACGAATGACGGAGGCAGGTATTGATCGGGTCAATGGAAATCGTACAAGTTGGGCACGTACTGACATTGAAGGTTCGCTAAAGCCAACTACGTCATGGGATCCCAACAAATATTACAATATCTGGGTGCTTGATTTTGCCGCACAAGACGATAACCTATTGGGATATGCTCAGTTTCCAAGTAGTTCGGGGCTGTCGGGGATTCCATCGGGTGGTGGGGCGGCTAGTACTGACGGGGTTGTGATTAACTACGCCAATTTTGGAAATTCTCAAAAAGGAAGCTTTTCTCTGTTGAGAGCACCTTATAATCTTGGAAGAACACTTACGCACGAAACAGGCCACTGGCTTGGCCTTCGCCACATTTGGGGAGATGCTGCTTGTGGAGATGATTTTTGTGCCGACACCCCAACCCAAGCGTCAGAAAGCCGTGGCTGTCAAAAAGGGCGTATTAGTTGTGGAGGGGCAAACATGGTTGAAAATTACATGGACTATTCGGACGATGCCTGTTTTAATATTTTTACCAGAGACCAAAAAACACGAATGCGAACGGTCATGGAGATAAGTCCACGGCGGGCAAGCTTGCTTACCTCAAATGTGTGTGGTCAACTTATATCAGGGAACCCAATTCCTAATTTTGAGGCAGAAAATCGCACCGTATTGCTGGGAGGCCAAGTACGTTTCACGGATCTTTCTACCAATTTTCCAACCGCGTGGAGATGGGAATTTGAAGGAGGTGATCCTGCTACTTCGACGAGCCAAAATCCGACTGTAACTTACACGACTGCGGGTAAGTTTAAGGTGACGCTCACGGTGTCAAACACGGCAGGAACGTCGGCCCCGCTTGTAAGAACAGAATATGTTGAAGTAATAAACGCGGGATTATGCGCCACCATCACTAGCTTTTCTGGTACGGGAACGGTCTTACGTCAAACGGGTGGTACGGGGTATATTGCAGGACAAAATAGTCGTCGAACCCAAGCAGTTGCAGAGCTTTATTCAAACCCGCTTGGATACACCAATTTACGGGGAGCAACCCTGAAATTTGGCGTGGCCAAGGCCGCAAGAAGTACCGAAACTGAAAGCGTCGTACGGGTTAAAGTATGGAATGCCCGCGGTTTCCAAGGGGGGCCAGGTTCGGAATTGACAGTCAAAGAAATTCCGTTGCGTAAAATTTTGGACGACGTGAAAAACAACCGAGAAACCAAAGTTGTTTTTGACCAAAATATCAACCTTTTAAGCCAAAATAACCTCGCATTCTTGATTGGAGTCGAGTTTGATTACGTAGCAGGTGATACCGTAGCCCTTGTCACTACCCGCGACGGCGAATCGCTCAATGCTACCTCTTGGGAACGAAATTCAAGTGGTAGTTGGGATCGTTATATTGTGCGTACAGGTTTAAACATTGCCCATGCCATCACTGCCGATGTAGGGATGAAACCTTCGGTGCAGATTCAAGCATCGGCACAATTTATTAACCCTGGCGAAGCCGTTATCTTACAAGCACGGGGAGCAGGGGTGATTAATTGGTCGCCGTCGGAAGGACTTAGCTCAACGCTAGGGCCCCAAGTAACCGCCCGTCCAACTCGGACATTGACGTATTTAGTGAATGGCTCTGGCTCAGATGTGTGTCGCGATTCGGCAAGTGCCACGATTTATGTTCGTAATGTTCAAATTTTGGGCAGTGAAACATTGCCAGACAAAGAACTAACACTGAGTCCTAATCCAACCGATGGCATGGTGGAAGTGAAATTTACCAATTCATTGCGCGGAAAAGTGCTTCTTCGCTTGCGAAGCATTACGGGGGCGGAAGTGTGGCGAGCTGAGTTTGAAAAGAACACCGATGCGTTTGTGCAACCAATCAACGTTCGAACTTACCCCGCGGGCGATTATTTCATTGATTTGCAATTGGGAGAATACGCCGATCGAAAACGCCTCGTGAAGTTTTGA
- a CDS encoding nitrite/sulfite reductase has protein sequence MSNIQFTSNISEAARRDILELESKISFFSDGNVPEEAFRKFRLARGVYGQRQAGVQMIRIKLPYGRITADQLVRIADCSDKYATGNLHATTRQDIQLHFVKLADSPALWADLEDAQITLREACGNTVRNVTASARAGVDPLEPFDVTTITHGIFEYFLRNPICQDMGRKFKIAVSSSEKDSAYAFMHDVGLIPLVRLNEQGEEVKGFRVLIGGGLGAQPLLAKPAHEFLEEKFVIPFIEAVIRVFDRYGERVRRHKARMKFLLADIGLEEFLKRVNEEWTSIKNKEYLPEGLDFASSDLYTSTREGGVTKEELIAASTDDTYTKWLQTNVFEQKQKGWYAVQLRVLLGDMHSSTARKLADIVRQYAADDIRVTVNQGYLLRFVKAEDLATVYQQLSDLGLAEPGFDTTADITTCPGTDTCNLAISSSYGITRALEIMMKEEFPDIIYNNDIKIKISGCMNGCGQHSAANIGFHGSSIKNGKLVLPALQVLLGGGFNGLNEGMIGDKVVKVPTKRGPAALRLLLQDYEANSFEGEYYNDYYLRQGNKYFYAMLKPLADLTTATPSDYIDWDHEEPFQTEVGVGECASVLVDLVGTTLIEAQEKLGWALENLEKAVWADAIYHSYNVFVTGAKAMLVSKGVPTNTQYGIIRDFDEHFGAEFGHLTEGGFKELVFSINKNEPSEAFARQFVEAAGQFLSKVNELRQAQLEEVEEPALSLVEFGKDS, from the coding sequence ATGTCAAACATCCAATTCACATCAAACATAAGCGAAGCCGCGCGCCGCGATATTCTTGAGTTAGAAAGCAAAATCAGCTTTTTTAGCGACGGAAACGTGCCCGAAGAAGCTTTTCGTAAATTCCGCCTTGCAAGAGGGGTGTATGGCCAACGCCAAGCGGGGGTACAAATGATTCGTATCAAACTTCCGTATGGCCGTATTACTGCCGATCAGTTGGTGCGAATTGCCGATTGTTCTGACAAATATGCCACAGGAAATCTCCACGCCACTACGCGTCAAGATATTCAGTTGCACTTTGTAAAGTTGGCCGACTCGCCTGCTTTATGGGCCGATTTGGAAGATGCGCAAATAACCCTACGCGAAGCTTGCGGAAACACCGTTCGCAATGTTACGGCTTCTGCCCGCGCTGGGGTGGATCCATTGGAGCCTTTTGATGTAACTACCATTACCCACGGTATTTTTGAGTATTTCTTGCGCAACCCAATTTGCCAAGACATGGGGCGTAAGTTTAAAATTGCGGTGTCATCTTCAGAAAAAGACTCGGCTTATGCTTTTATGCACGATGTGGGTTTGATTCCACTCGTCCGTCTCAATGAGCAAGGCGAGGAAGTCAAAGGTTTTCGGGTGTTGATTGGTGGTGGCCTTGGCGCACAGCCGCTTTTGGCAAAACCTGCGCACGAGTTTTTGGAAGAAAAGTTCGTTATACCGTTTATTGAGGCTGTTATTCGCGTATTTGACCGTTACGGGGAGCGCGTGCGTCGTCACAAAGCGCGTATGAAATTCCTTTTGGCTGACATTGGTTTAGAGGAGTTCTTGAAGCGCGTAAATGAAGAGTGGACATCCATCAAAAACAAAGAATACCTTCCAGAAGGACTCGACTTTGCGAGTTCGGACTTATACACTTCGACGCGTGAAGGTGGAGTGACAAAAGAAGAACTAATCGCGGCTTCGACCGATGATACCTATACAAAATGGCTTCAAACCAACGTTTTTGAACAAAAACAAAAAGGCTGGTATGCCGTGCAGCTCCGCGTTTTGTTGGGTGATATGCACTCGTCAACGGCGCGTAAATTGGCCGACATTGTGCGCCAATACGCCGCCGACGATATTCGCGTTACCGTCAATCAAGGCTATTTGCTTCGTTTTGTAAAAGCAGAAGATTTGGCCACGGTTTATCAACAATTGAGTGATTTAGGATTGGCCGAGCCAGGTTTTGATACCACCGCCGACATCACCACTTGCCCAGGAACGGATACCTGTAACTTGGCGATTTCGAGCAGCTATGGCATCACTCGTGCGCTCGAAATTATGATGAAAGAAGAATTCCCTGACATCATTTACAACAACGACATCAAAATCAAAATCAGCGGTTGTATGAACGGCTGCGGTCAACACAGTGCCGCCAATATCGGTTTTCACGGAAGTTCCATCAAAAATGGTAAACTCGTATTGCCAGCCTTGCAAGTGTTGTTGGGCGGCGGATTCAACGGATTGAACGAAGGCATGATTGGCGATAAAGTGGTGAAAGTGCCGACCAAGCGTGGCCCTGCGGCACTGCGTTTGTTGTTGCAAGACTATGAAGCCAATTCGTTTGAAGGTGAATATTACAACGATTACTACCTCCGCCAAGGAAACAAATATTTCTACGCGATGTTGAAGCCGTTGGCCGATTTGACAACCGCTACGCCAAGCGACTACATTGACTGGGACCACGAAGAGCCTTTCCAAACGGAAGTCGGAGTAGGAGAATGTGCCAGTGTATTGGTTGACTTGGTGGGTACGACGCTTATTGAAGCCCAAGAAAAACTTGGCTGGGCCTTGGAAAACCTTGAAAAAGCTGTTTGGGCCGACGCTATTTATCATTCATACAATGTGTTTGTAACTGGGGCAAAAGCCATGCTTGTGAGCAAAGGCGTGCCTACCAATACACAGTATGGCATCATCCGTGACTTTGACGAGCACTTCGGCGCAGAATTTGGTCATTTGACCGAAGGTGGTTTCAAAGAGTTAGTATTTAGCATCAACAAAAACGAACCAAGCGAAGCCTTTGCTCGTCAGTTTGTGGAAGCTGCTGGTCAGTTTTTGAGCAAAGTAAACGAATTGCGTCAAGCACAATTGGAAGAAGTAGAAGAGCCAGCGTTATCGTTGGTAGAATTTGGAAAAGACAGCTAG